In a single window of the Amycolatopsis sp. cg5 genome:
- a CDS encoding dynamin family protein: MTDVVEEVAAAALAAGDPASASAVRDEAARVRSGTCRTVVVGEKKRGKSSLINALLGHPGLLPVDADVASAVHVELRHGEELSVLVFDRAHPAGVRVDPEELATHAAVDPETGQAYRTDVSRVEIRVPAELLRDNGLRLVDTPGVGGLVDGHAELALATVELADALLFVVHAGSELTSSELAFLAGATERVGAVVFALTQIDLHPAWREVLERNRALVAEHAPRYRGSPWYPVSSRYRVDADRANTSEAAAKRLERSGFPALEAELKAVAGRVESIRLANVAQFAGTIAGRLCARHADTLRTLTLDPELPAAVAAQQKELAAVTANHAGWRTTLNERLSTVERDLNRRLASRIGNLRNETTRVIASGGGDVLDAVAADLPARAEAVWLDIKSELNNQIRALGSELADRLKNDLATLNQLASKSTVDIVVAVPVRTKTNAPTVVENSLMATSVGTAVGAVVGMVTFNPLAGLAAFAGTVGLLSGYRGKRDRTAGSRSDASRHLSEVVERLRTEVPAEITQVLGEVRKTVRQAIETGLTAEKQRLSTVLAEYASNLAAAEQELASKKQAAEQELARCTTLRDRAHELSARLSES, encoded by the coding sequence ATGACTGACGTGGTCGAGGAGGTCGCCGCGGCCGCGCTCGCGGCGGGCGACCCGGCGTCGGCGAGCGCGGTGCGGGACGAGGCCGCACGGGTCCGCTCCGGCACCTGCCGCACGGTCGTGGTCGGCGAGAAGAAACGCGGCAAGAGTTCCCTGATCAACGCGCTGCTCGGCCACCCCGGCCTGCTCCCGGTCGACGCCGACGTCGCCTCGGCGGTCCACGTCGAGCTGCGGCACGGCGAGGAGCTGTCGGTGCTGGTGTTCGACCGCGCGCACCCGGCAGGCGTGCGCGTCGATCCGGAGGAACTGGCCACGCACGCGGCCGTCGACCCGGAGACCGGGCAGGCGTACCGCACCGATGTGTCCAGAGTGGAGATTCGAGTCCCGGCAGAGCTGTTGCGGGACAACGGCTTGCGACTCGTAGATACTCCCGGCGTCGGCGGTCTCGTGGACGGGCACGCAGAGCTGGCACTGGCGACCGTCGAGCTGGCCGACGCGCTGCTGTTCGTCGTGCACGCGGGCTCGGAGCTGACCAGTTCCGAGCTGGCGTTCCTGGCCGGCGCGACCGAGCGGGTCGGCGCGGTGGTGTTCGCGCTGACCCAGATCGACCTGCACCCCGCCTGGCGCGAGGTGCTCGAGCGCAACCGCGCGCTCGTCGCCGAGCACGCGCCCCGCTATCGCGGCAGCCCGTGGTACCCGGTCAGCAGCCGCTACCGAGTCGACGCCGACCGCGCCAACACCTCGGAGGCGGCGGCGAAACGCTTGGAGCGCAGCGGTTTCCCGGCACTGGAGGCCGAGCTGAAGGCGGTGGCAGGCCGCGTCGAGTCGATCCGCCTGGCCAACGTCGCTCAGTTCGCGGGCACGATCGCGGGACGCCTGTGCGCACGTCACGCCGACACCCTGCGCACCCTCACGCTCGACCCGGAGCTGCCGGCGGCGGTCGCCGCCCAGCAGAAGGAACTCGCGGCCGTCACCGCCAACCACGCGGGCTGGCGCACCACACTGAACGAGCGCCTGTCCACTGTGGAGCGCGACCTCAATCGCAGGCTGGCGTCCCGCATCGGCAACCTCCGCAACGAAACCACCCGCGTCATCGCCAGCGGGGGCGGCGACGTTCTCGACGCCGTCGCCGCCGACCTCCCCGCTCGCGCGGAGGCGGTGTGGCTGGACATCAAGTCCGAGCTGAACAACCAGATCCGCGCACTCGGCTCGGAGCTGGCCGACCGGCTCAAGAACGACCTGGCCACCCTCAACCAGCTCGCCTCGAAGTCCACAGTGGACATCGTGGTCGCCGTACCCGTCCGCACCAAGACGAACGCGCCGACCGTGGTCGAGAACAGCCTGATGGCCACCAGCGTCGGCACCGCGGTCGGCGCGGTCGTCGGCATGGTCACGTTCAACCCACTGGCGGGCCTCGCCGCCTTCGCGGGCACGGTCGGCCTCCTGTCCGGCTACCGCGGCAAACGCGACCGCACGGCAGGCAGCCGATCCGACGCGAGCCGTCACCTGTCCGAGGTGGTCGAACGCCTGCGCACCGAAGTGCCTGCGGAGATCACGCAGGTACTGGGCGAGGTCCGCAAGACGGTCCGCCAAGCGATCGAAACCGGCCTCACCGCGGAGAAGCAGCGGCTCAGCACGGTGCTGGCCGAGTACGCGTCCAACCTCGCGGCCGCCGAGCAGGAACTGGCCTCGAAGAAGCAGGCGGCGGAACAGGAATTGGCCCGCTGCACCACCCTGCGCGACCGGGCACACGAGCTGTCCGCGCGCCTGAGCGAAAGCTGA
- the grpE gene encoding nucleotide exchange factor GrpE has product MAWFRREPAPDRAPALIDICVDIADRLREVDPALWQRMHRLLADAGVHAVLPDGEPFDPERFDAIGRADTSDERLQLTVASTEFAGYVDGDRVVRRPQVVVYRTEAVHADD; this is encoded by the coding sequence ATGGCGTGGTTCCGGCGCGAACCGGCACCCGACCGGGCACCCGCGCTCATCGACATCTGCGTCGACATCGCCGACCGGCTGCGCGAAGTCGATCCCGCGCTGTGGCAACGGATGCACCGCCTGCTCGCCGACGCCGGCGTGCACGCGGTCCTCCCGGACGGCGAGCCGTTCGACCCCGAACGGTTCGACGCGATCGGACGGGCGGACACCAGTGACGAGCGCCTGCAGCTGACGGTGGCCAGCACGGAGTTCGCCGGGTACGTCGACGGCGACCGCGTCGTCAGGCGTCCGCAGGTCGTGGTCTACCGGACCGAGGCGGTGCACGCCGATGACTGA
- a CDS encoding Hsp70 family protein gives MTRSWSIAIDFGTSFTSAAVRTGGTVHPVLFDGSDSFSSQVALSMDGELLTGPSATQFPSRVERVPKRAVASASQVRLHRRTLQPVDLVEAIYSYVAKTARTQFMLGDSEPGRVVLTHPVRWTPGAVAILREGAQRAGLSGAHTSTEPVAAGRALLVDREVEVGGSIAVYDLGGGTFDTAVLQRTKDGFSVIGAPGGAAIGGEDFDSALLELVGHRVGEMASPEVWEQVFAGPDTGRQGALIRQDVVKAKERLSTYDKAEVYVKGVAGELVISKAEYESLIKAKLETTVTELVRTVRDSGVEVKAVYLVGGASQTPLVKSLVSEALPKALIRKAKQPKLTVACGALTKMKKPEKPKPVLKVEAPKIETKPAESTYRPTYTPSTPTSSSSGSKVDLSPAIGVILVVLAVVVGVIMVGGLLSAIFGLLAAIF, from the coding sequence ATGACGAGGTCATGGTCGATCGCGATCGACTTCGGCACCAGCTTCACCTCGGCCGCCGTGCGGACCGGCGGCACCGTGCATCCCGTGCTGTTCGACGGCTCGGACTCGTTCAGCTCGCAGGTCGCGCTGTCGATGGACGGCGAGCTGCTCACCGGGCCCAGCGCGACGCAGTTCCCGTCCAGGGTCGAGCGGGTGCCCAAGCGGGCGGTCGCCTCGGCGAGCCAGGTCCGGCTGCACCGGCGCACGCTCCAGCCGGTCGACCTCGTCGAGGCGATCTACTCGTACGTCGCCAAGACCGCGCGGACACAGTTCATGCTCGGGGACAGCGAACCCGGCCGCGTCGTGCTGACCCACCCGGTGCGCTGGACGCCCGGCGCGGTCGCGATCCTGCGCGAGGGCGCACAACGGGCCGGGCTGAGCGGCGCGCACACCTCGACCGAGCCGGTCGCGGCCGGGCGGGCGCTGCTGGTCGACCGTGAGGTGGAGGTCGGTGGCAGCATCGCCGTCTACGACCTCGGCGGCGGCACTTTCGACACCGCCGTGCTGCAGCGCACCAAGGACGGCTTCAGCGTGATCGGGGCGCCGGGTGGCGCGGCGATCGGTGGTGAGGACTTCGACAGCGCGCTGCTCGAACTCGTCGGGCACCGCGTCGGCGAGATGGCGTCACCCGAGGTGTGGGAGCAGGTCTTCGCCGGACCCGACACCGGCCGTCAGGGGGCGCTGATCAGGCAGGACGTCGTGAAGGCCAAAGAACGACTGTCCACTTACGACAAAGCAGAGGTCTACGTCAAGGGTGTCGCGGGCGAGCTGGTGATCAGCAAGGCGGAGTACGAGTCGCTGATCAAGGCCAAGCTGGAGACCACGGTGACCGAGCTGGTCCGCACAGTGCGGGACAGTGGTGTCGAGGTCAAAGCCGTCTACCTCGTCGGTGGAGCGAGCCAGACACCGTTGGTGAAGTCGCTGGTCAGCGAAGCGCTGCCGAAGGCGCTCATACGGAAAGCCAAGCAGCCCAAGCTGACGGTGGCTTGCGGCGCGCTGACGAAGATGAAGAAGCCGGAGAAACCCAAGCCGGTACTCAAAGTCGAGGCACCGAAGATCGAGACCAAGCCCGCCGAAAGCACCTACCGGCCGACCTACACCCCGTCGACGCCGACGTCCTCGTCGTCGGGAAGCAAAGTGGATCTGAGCCCGGCGATCGGGGTGATCCTGGTGGTCCTCGCCGTCGTCGTCGGCGTCATCATGGTCGGCGGCCTCCTCTCCGCGATCTTCGGCTTGCTCGCGGCGATCTTCTGA
- a CDS encoding dynamin family protein has product MTQVGLCARLTDLLSGHLGKLGDGEGARALRDAVAALGEPLPRLAVGGRLKAGKSTLVNALLGTGVAATGHTETTTVVSRFHHARKVSATLHTLDGKSAPLSLDARGRVPARLDAPLSEVDHIAVGLPSAVLAERFTLVDTPGVDSLSGLDPGSERALAEADAVLYVMPHPGDNDNRALLRVREQAAGSGLTAANVLGVLSRVDQLSDGEGDPWPIAHRVAANYSAKLRGVAGGIVPVLALLAHSATEFDDADTAAVLKVRALPAPELEDVLYSAEDFLTMAPLPDEHSRRLMSALGMYGIRALVASTRTDTGGFAELLRETSQVDPLLERITTSLAAGSDRLRCTRVLANAEAATWRGTSPAEKSALGAVRAELDRFRGLPELGQVRLAGALTDVLLGRCELPEDEVAALERLATGTTTAACLGLPEGTGAAELADAADDEIDRWRAWENTPSAVLSRHARDASELCQRFFFAQQDDNGGLP; this is encoded by the coding sequence ATGACGCAGGTGGGCTTGTGCGCCCGGTTGACCGATTTGCTCAGTGGACATCTAGGAAAACTCGGAGACGGCGAGGGGGCGCGAGCACTGCGCGACGCCGTCGCGGCACTCGGGGAACCACTACCCCGGCTGGCCGTCGGCGGCAGGCTCAAGGCAGGCAAGTCGACGTTGGTCAACGCACTTCTCGGCACCGGCGTCGCCGCCACCGGACACACCGAGACCACCACCGTGGTCAGCCGTTTCCACCACGCCCGCAAGGTCTCCGCCACACTGCACACGCTCGACGGGAAGTCCGCGCCGCTGTCGCTCGACGCGCGCGGCCGGGTGCCCGCCAGGCTCGACGCTCCACTGTCCGAAGTGGACCATATCGCGGTCGGGCTGCCGTCCGCGGTGCTGGCGGAGCGGTTCACGCTCGTCGACACGCCGGGCGTGGACAGCCTGAGCGGCCTCGATCCCGGGTCCGAGCGCGCGCTCGCCGAGGCCGACGCCGTGCTCTACGTGATGCCGCATCCGGGTGACAACGACAACCGCGCGCTGCTGCGTGTCCGTGAGCAGGCGGCGGGTTCCGGCTTGACCGCGGCGAACGTGCTCGGCGTGCTGAGCCGCGTCGACCAGCTTTCCGACGGTGAGGGCGATCCGTGGCCGATCGCGCACCGCGTCGCCGCCAACTACAGCGCCAAACTGCGGGGTGTCGCGGGTGGGATCGTGCCGGTGCTCGCCTTGCTCGCGCACTCGGCCACGGAGTTCGACGACGCCGACACCGCGGCCGTGCTCAAGGTCCGCGCGCTCCCCGCGCCGGAACTCGAGGACGTGCTTTATTCGGCTGAGGACTTCCTGACGATGGCGCCGCTGCCCGACGAGCACAGCCGACGGCTGATGAGCGCGCTCGGCATGTACGGCATCCGCGCGCTCGTCGCGTCCACGCGGACCGACACCGGCGGTTTCGCCGAACTGCTCAGGGAAACCTCCCAGGTCGACCCGCTGCTGGAGCGGATCACCACGTCGCTCGCGGCAGGCAGCGACCGGCTCCGCTGCACCCGCGTGCTCGCCAACGCCGAGGCCGCGACGTGGCGCGGCACCAGCCCGGCCGAGAAAAGCGCGCTGGGTGCGGTGCGCGCCGAGCTCGACCGGTTTCGCGGGCTGCCCGAGCTCGGCCAGGTGCGGCTCGCCGGCGCGCTCACCGACGTCTTGCTCGGCCGCTGCGAACTCCCGGAGGACGAGGTCGCGGCGCTCGAACGGCTCGCCACCGGCACCACGACCGCCGCCTGCCTCGGCCTGCCGGAAGGCACCGGGGCCGCCGAGCTGGCCGACGCCGCCGACGACGAGATCGATCGGTGGCGTGCCTGGGAAAACACGCCGTCGGCCGTGCTTTCGCGGCACGCCCGCGACGCCAGTGAACTTTGCCAACGCTTCTTCTTCGCCCAGCAGGACGACAACGGAGGACTCCCATGA
- a CDS encoding transcriptional regulator has translation MSTNGSVPPGASLPAHARDLVRMHEAVIGGARPRVLPRPLVSRSWSRALGHGLAADGINARASIPLEEVAHRREKSPLRPVIDDLGQVIDATSMLLVVTDAQGVILWRAGSPAIRRRADSLGFSEGADWTEATVGTNAIGTALAEAAPVELLSGEHFEQNQHPWYCSASPVHDPRTGELLGVIDVSGPALTLHPAIGALVETGRRLVEAELWRHHRQRLDHLRRTGEPLLAASNGPALLIDDDGWVATATGIAPGERVAAPLDGQVLAVPGLGACLPERVAGGWLVRRAEASRHVRLDLELGRSPALRTQAGETGWRRAITPRHAEILVHLNTAGPAGLSAEALSRALYGDAEHLVTVRAEVSRMRRLLGAIVDTRPYRLADGVVLTVHGNGE, from the coding sequence TTGAGCACGAACGGCTCGGTCCCGCCGGGCGCCAGCCTGCCCGCGCACGCCCGCGATCTGGTTCGCATGCACGAAGCCGTGATCGGCGGCGCACGGCCACGCGTGCTGCCCCGTCCGCTCGTCTCCCGCTCGTGGTCGCGCGCGCTCGGCCACGGCCTCGCCGCCGACGGGATCAACGCGCGCGCGTCGATCCCGCTCGAAGAAGTCGCGCACCGCCGCGAGAAATCGCCGTTGCGGCCGGTCATCGACGATCTCGGGCAGGTGATCGACGCGACGTCGATGCTGCTGGTCGTCACCGACGCCCAGGGCGTCATCCTGTGGCGCGCGGGGTCGCCCGCGATCCGGCGCCGCGCGGATTCGCTCGGGTTCTCCGAGGGCGCGGACTGGACGGAGGCGACGGTCGGCACGAACGCCATCGGCACCGCGCTGGCCGAGGCCGCGCCGGTGGAACTGCTGAGCGGCGAGCATTTCGAGCAGAACCAGCATCCGTGGTACTGCTCCGCGTCGCCGGTGCACGACCCGCGCACCGGTGAGCTGCTCGGCGTGATCGACGTGAGCGGTCCGGCGCTGACGTTGCACCCGGCGATCGGCGCGCTGGTGGAGACCGGCCGGCGGCTGGTGGAGGCCGAACTCTGGCGCCATCACCGGCAGCGCCTCGATCACCTCCGCCGCACCGGCGAGCCGTTGCTCGCCGCTTCGAACGGCCCGGCGCTGCTGATCGACGACGACGGCTGGGTCGCCACCGCGACCGGCATCGCGCCGGGCGAACGGGTCGCCGCGCCACTCGACGGGCAGGTGCTCGCCGTGCCAGGCCTCGGCGCGTGCCTGCCGGAGCGTGTCGCGGGCGGGTGGCTCGTCCGCCGCGCAGAGGCGAGCCGTCACGTCCGGCTGGACCTCGAACTCGGGCGCTCCCCGGCGTTGCGGACGCAGGCGGGCGAGACCGGCTGGCGCCGCGCGATCACGCCCCGCCACGCCGAAATCCTGGTGCACCTCAACACCGCGGGCCCGGCGGGCCTGTCCGCCGAAGCACTCAGCCGCGCGCTCTACGGCGACGCCGAACACTTGGTGACCGTGCGCGCGGAGGTGTCGCGGATGCGCCGTCTGCTCGGGGCGATCGTCGACACCCGGCCGTACCGCCTGGCCGACGGAGTCGTGCTCACCGTGCACGGAAATGGTGAATGA
- a CDS encoding flavin-containing monooxygenase: MTQTVGRTDAKATPQARVDAWLSEFEAALTARDAQAAAALFAVDGFWRDLVAFTWTIKTVEGREGVHDLLSACLEHIGPSGFRTTEPPTEAGGITDAWFEFETATGRGKGHLRLKEEGAWTFLTSLRELRGFEEHQRDRRPKGVEHGVVRGRRSWSEKRADEASRLGYEEQPYVVVIGGGQGGIALGARLRQLNVPTLVLERNERAGDSWRKRYKNLCLHDPVWYDHLPYLPFPENWPVFAPKDKIGDWLEMYTRLMEVPYWTSTEVTSASWDAEREQWLVTVVRDGEELVLTPRHVVFATGMSGKPNVPSFPGMDVFAGDQHHSSGHPGPDAYAGKKAVVVGSNNSAHDICAALWEHGADVTMVQRSSTHIVKSDSLMDLGLGDLYSERALRAGVTTEKADMVFASIPYRIMADFQRPVYDAIRERDKDFYARLEAAGFRHDWGDDGSGLFMKYLRRGSGYYIDVGASELVADGKIKLAHGQVDHLTRDTVVLADGTELAADLVVYATGYGSMNGWVADLVDQETADRVGKCWGLGSDTTKDPGPWEGEQRNMWKPTLQEGLWFHGGNLHQSRHYSLYLALQLKARYEGIATPVYGTPEVHHRA, translated from the coding sequence ATGACGCAGACGGTCGGCCGGACCGACGCGAAAGCGACGCCGCAAGCCCGGGTCGACGCCTGGCTGAGCGAGTTCGAAGCGGCACTCACCGCCCGCGACGCCCAGGCCGCGGCCGCGTTGTTCGCCGTCGACGGCTTTTGGCGCGACCTGGTCGCCTTCACCTGGACGATCAAGACGGTCGAGGGCCGAGAAGGCGTGCACGACCTGCTGTCGGCGTGCCTGGAGCACATCGGCCCGTCCGGCTTCCGCACCACGGAGCCGCCGACGGAGGCGGGCGGCATCACCGACGCCTGGTTCGAGTTCGAGACGGCGACGGGACGCGGCAAAGGCCATCTGCGGCTCAAGGAAGAGGGCGCGTGGACGTTCCTCACGAGCCTGCGCGAACTGCGTGGTTTCGAGGAGCACCAACGGGATCGCCGCCCCAAGGGCGTCGAACACGGCGTGGTGCGCGGCCGCCGGTCGTGGTCGGAGAAGCGCGCCGACGAAGCGTCTCGTCTCGGGTACGAGGAGCAGCCGTACGTGGTGGTCATCGGCGGCGGGCAGGGCGGCATCGCGCTCGGCGCGCGACTGCGCCAGCTGAACGTCCCCACCCTCGTGCTGGAGCGCAACGAACGCGCCGGTGACTCGTGGCGCAAGCGGTACAAGAACCTCTGCCTGCACGACCCGGTCTGGTACGACCACCTGCCGTACCTGCCCTTCCCGGAGAACTGGCCGGTGTTCGCGCCCAAGGACAAGATCGGCGACTGGCTGGAGATGTACACGCGCCTGATGGAGGTGCCGTACTGGACCAGCACGGAGGTCACCTCCGCGTCGTGGGACGCCGAACGCGAGCAGTGGCTGGTGACCGTGGTCCGAGACGGCGAGGAACTCGTGCTCACGCCGAGGCATGTCGTGTTCGCGACCGGCATGTCCGGCAAGCCGAACGTGCCGTCGTTCCCCGGCATGGACGTCTTCGCCGGCGATCAGCACCACTCGTCAGGGCACCCGGGCCCGGACGCCTACGCGGGCAAGAAGGCGGTGGTGGTCGGCTCGAACAACTCCGCGCACGACATCTGCGCGGCGCTGTGGGAGCACGGCGCCGACGTGACCATGGTGCAGCGCTCCTCGACCCACATCGTGAAGTCGGACTCGCTGATGGACCTCGGCCTCGGCGACCTGTACTCCGAGCGCGCGCTCCGCGCCGGCGTCACCACGGAGAAGGCGGACATGGTGTTCGCGTCCATCCCGTACCGGATCATGGCCGACTTCCAGCGCCCGGTCTACGACGCCATCCGCGAGCGCGACAAGGACTTCTACGCCAGGCTCGAAGCCGCGGGCTTCCGCCACGACTGGGGCGACGACGGGTCAGGGCTGTTCATGAAGTACCTGCGCCGCGGCTCCGGTTACTACATCGACGTCGGCGCCTCGGAGCTGGTCGCCGACGGCAAGATCAAGCTGGCACACGGCCAGGTCGACCACCTGACCCGCGACACCGTGGTGCTCGCCGACGGCACCGAGCTGGCCGCCGACCTGGTGGTCTACGCGACGGGCTACGGCTCGATGAACGGCTGGGTGGCCGACCTGGTCGACCAGGAGACCGCCGACCGCGTCGGCAAGTGCTGGGGGCTGGGGTCGGACACGACCAAGGACCCAGGGCCTTGGGAAGGGGAGCAGCGCAACATGTGGAAGCCGACGCTGCAGGAAGGCCTGTGGTTCCACGGCGGCAACCTGCACCAGTCGCGGCACTACTCGCTCTACCTCGCGCTGCAACTGAAAGCCCGGTACGAGGGAATCGCCACCCCCGTCTACGGCACACCCGAAGTGCACCACCGCGCGTAG
- a CDS encoding SCO0930 family lipoprotein: MPRKSVAVTALLAVSGLGALTACGTTADDAPPAAVQIKPQAAIEQPKLVATEVEGVGQVLTDQTGKTLYRFDKDTSKPPKSNCDNACATTWPPLLADGAPQLTGVDEKMVGTVTRTDGTKQVTVNGWPIYRFSKDTAPGQAAGQGKDGVWSAVTPAGGKAVKTGETGGADEKKATEEASTALNASEIAGLGPVMTDQNGMTLYLFTKDGAKPPRKATCEDACAKTWPPLLSQGEVKLNGVDPKLIGKVKRADGTEQVMIGDWPVYRYSKDTAPGQANGHTVGNTWYAIEPNGCKIAADKKAVTESAPTDGNGGY; encoded by the coding sequence ATGCCCCGTAAGAGTGTCGCGGTGACGGCCCTGCTCGCGGTGTCCGGTCTCGGCGCGCTGACCGCCTGCGGCACCACGGCCGACGACGCACCGCCCGCGGCCGTGCAGATCAAGCCGCAGGCCGCCATCGAGCAGCCGAAACTGGTCGCCACCGAAGTCGAAGGGGTGGGCCAGGTGCTCACCGATCAGACCGGGAAGACGTTGTACCGCTTCGACAAGGACACCTCCAAACCACCCAAGTCCAATTGCGACAACGCCTGCGCCACCACCTGGCCGCCGCTGCTCGCCGACGGCGCGCCGCAGTTGACCGGCGTCGACGAGAAAATGGTCGGCACGGTGACCCGCACCGACGGCACGAAGCAGGTGACCGTCAACGGCTGGCCGATCTACCGGTTCTCCAAGGACACCGCGCCAGGCCAGGCGGCCGGCCAGGGCAAGGACGGCGTGTGGAGCGCGGTGACACCGGCGGGCGGCAAGGCCGTCAAGACGGGCGAGACCGGCGGCGCCGACGAGAAGAAGGCCACGGAGGAGGCCTCCACCGCGCTCAACGCCTCGGAGATCGCCGGGCTCGGGCCGGTGATGACCGACCAGAACGGCATGACGCTGTACCTGTTCACCAAGGACGGCGCGAAGCCGCCCCGCAAGGCGACCTGCGAGGACGCCTGCGCGAAGACATGGCCCCCGCTGTTGTCACAGGGTGAAGTGAAGCTCAACGGGGTCGACCCGAAGCTCATCGGCAAGGTCAAGCGGGCCGACGGAACCGAGCAGGTGATGATCGGCGACTGGCCGGTCTACCGCTACTCCAAGGACACCGCGCCAGGACAGGCCAACGGTCACACCGTCGGCAACACCTGGTACGCCATCGAGCCCAACGGGTGCAAGATCGCGGCCGACAAGAAGGCCGTCACCGAGTCCGCTCCCACCGACGGGAATGGAGGTTACTGA
- a CDS encoding DUF1996 domain-containing protein, translating into MARNEGRHRIARRTKIATGVFALAIAAGALVVNVTAGSPGEAKADGADKSLFVDITTVKPNVAKQQPGRGPSKGTFTVNCGKNENGHFNPDNFIAQPGVRNGAQHLHDYVGNLSTNADSNNKSLQAAGTTCRNGDKSAYFWPVVRIDTEDEEEAKKENPKAENPDPQREQAKKADEVARVECPDVASQLPEELPAAAEQEVGRELDALDAQSAQADKDMAAAEARGANGAAEKAVLDPLKDKRDASIKKINDTIAKNGGKSDLDAADLKDCAVKDKKKGKNGIDNGDENSQGADAAAKLPPANPDNELPGNDGVIQRPQNVELTFQGSTASKVRAMPKFLRVLYGDAKVTTNGPKNARVSWTCTGFEDRLIDKYPICPEGSKVKRVHTFPSCWDGKNIDSANHRTHIVFPDANGKCGKGFSAVPQLRVSLTYNIPRAIQLAGQYKVDAFPEEKHNPASDHDDFANVMSQCIMTRVVNCINKGRTCRE; encoded by the coding sequence ATGGCCCGAAACGAAGGGCGACATCGCATTGCCCGCAGAACGAAGATCGCCACCGGTGTTTTCGCACTGGCGATCGCGGCGGGCGCGCTGGTCGTGAATGTCACCGCCGGTTCACCCGGCGAGGCGAAGGCAGACGGTGCCGACAAGTCCCTGTTCGTGGACATCACCACCGTCAAGCCGAACGTCGCCAAGCAACAGCCAGGCCGGGGTCCCTCGAAGGGCACCTTCACCGTCAACTGCGGGAAGAACGAGAACGGGCACTTCAACCCCGACAACTTCATCGCACAGCCCGGTGTCCGCAACGGCGCCCAGCACCTGCACGACTACGTCGGAAACCTGTCCACCAACGCGGATTCCAACAACAAGAGCCTGCAGGCCGCGGGCACCACCTGCCGCAACGGTGACAAGTCAGCCTACTTCTGGCCGGTCGTCCGCATCGACACCGAGGACGAGGAAGAGGCGAAGAAGGAGAACCCGAAGGCCGAAAACCCTGACCCGCAACGGGAACAGGCCAAGAAGGCCGACGAGGTCGCCCGCGTCGAATGCCCCGACGTGGCCAGCCAGCTGCCGGAGGAACTGCCGGCCGCCGCCGAGCAGGAGGTGGGCCGTGAGCTCGACGCACTCGACGCCCAATCCGCACAGGCCGACAAGGACATGGCGGCCGCCGAAGCCCGCGGTGCCAACGGCGCCGCCGAGAAAGCGGTCCTCGATCCGTTGAAGGACAAGCGAGACGCGTCGATCAAGAAGATCAACGACACGATCGCCAAGAACGGCGGGAAGTCCGACCTCGACGCCGCCGACCTCAAGGACTGCGCGGTCAAGGACAAGAAGAAGGGCAAGAACGGCATCGACAACGGCGACGAGAACAGCCAAGGCGCCGACGCCGCGGCGAAGCTCCCGCCCGCCAACCCCGACAACGAGCTGCCCGGCAACGACGGCGTGATCCAGCGGCCGCAGAACGTGGAGCTGACCTTCCAGGGCAGCACCGCGAGCAAGGTCCGCGCCATGCCGAAGTTCCTGCGCGTGCTCTACGGTGACGCCAAGGTCACCACCAACGGCCCCAAGAACGCCAGGGTCAGCTGGACCTGCACCGGCTTCGAGGACCGCCTGATCGACAAGTACCCGATCTGCCCGGAGGGCAGCAAGGTCAAGCGCGTCCACACCTTCCCGAGCTGCTGGGACGGCAAGAACATCGACAGCGCCAACCACCGGACGCACATCGTCTTCCCCGACGCCAACGGCAAGTGCGGCAAGGGTTTCTCGGCGGTGCCCCAGCTGCGGGTCAGTCTCACCTACAACATCCCCCGAGCCATCCAGCTCGCCGGTCAGTACAAAGTGGACGCTTTCCCCGAGGAGAAGCACAACCCGGCGTCCGATCACGACGACTTCGCCAACGTGATGTCCCAGTGCATCATGACCCGCGTCGTCAACTGCATCAACAAGGGCCGGACGTGCCGGGAATGA